The genomic DNA catgcagcccctggctggaAAGGGCTGGAACTCAGTGGCCTTCCAAAGTGGCCTGTGTCCATCCCCCAGGGGCTGCCCCTCTCCAAACAGGAGCTCCAGGCTGTTGCTGTttcccctcctgcagtgccaggggtcCCCCCACTTCTCCCTGGGGTAACTGTGcatccagcacagcctgcttaTCTCACCTGTAATCCCCAACATGCTGCTGCAGTTCTGCCTGCAAACCTGGGGGCTGTGACACCCAAATGTGAGCCTgaactgctctgggggaggcccagcaatatttatattttttcactTGGGGTTtaaaactgaataaaaaaagaagagcaattttccttcttgtctgttaggagttgtttttttttttttgggggttgtttgtttgggtttttttgggttgtttttttttgccaaCAAACTTTTAATCATAAGACAAGAATTGTGTTCTCTCTGGGATAGCCTGGTGGCTGCCAGGTTCCTGtcagctggggcagccagggccaCAGAAAGGTGGGTttgagggagggctggggggctgtTTTGTGCTTGAGCCCCTGCACAGACCTGTAAATCAGCTTGCTGCATCAGTGGCAGCAGTCAGGGGCAGCTGAGCAGCTTTCTCCCAAGCAGTGAATAATCCAGATGACCACAGTGGGATGTGAGCTGCGAGTTCAGCTCAGCTTCAGGTGCCCTGGAAGGAGCACAGgggccagagctgcagccacatgCTGCCCCCCAACCCCTTGGGCTGGACATctccctgcaggctctgcttcctcccCGCTGAACAGGTCAGTGCCAGGGGAACTGggctgcttttcctgcctggGGGCTCTGCCATAGCTCCCAGCCACGATTTAGCTGCTGCCAGCTTAAAAATGAGATTGCCTAAAAATCCCTGCGTGCTTTATTAGATGATTTTAGAGGCTCTTTGTGAGCAGGGGCATTGCCTCCTCTCATGGACGTGCAGGTTTAGGACACAAGGAGATTTTTTCTGTGGGtgtgggagggagcagaggcagcagtgccGTGTGTCCTTGGCTCTGTGTGCCCCTCGGAGCCTggtgtgccagctgctgcccctgggggGGAAGCTGGGGCTCTCTGCGAGGTGTCCCCACCTCCACTGCCCCTGCTTTGTCACCGGGGGCTGCACTCTGGGCTCTCACCCTGGCAGAACCTGGGAGATGCTGCTTGCCCCctcagggctggaggggtcTGCAGCCCCCCAAGGGGTCCCTGGGCACGgggggggcagcagcagcagccccgggcagggctgaaGGTGGAGCCCGACCCGCTGTAAGCTCATTAGGGGAATAAAGAGGCTTTGGAGATGTGATGGATCCCAGCAAAGGGCTGGGGGCAGCGGGGGGTGGCCGGGGCTGCtgagaggggcagcagggacgggggtcctggcagagcagctcccctgcATCACTGAACACGATGCTACAGGGGCTCCTCATCAGCTGTTCCAGTTTAGCCTGGTGCTGGGTTTAGCCTGGTGCTGGGTTTAGCCTGGTGCTGGGTTTAACCTGGTGCTGGGTTTAACCCTTGTGCACAGAGCCTTCTCCCTGGCCTGGGAGAGGCACTCTGTGGGCTTCCTGCACCCTTCTCTGATCCTTTAAACACTGTGAAACAGCCTAAATGGCTTCTCCAAGCCCCCTGATATCTGGAAATCTTTTATATCTGTTTTATACCCCACGAAAGCTCGGGGGGATCCCCcatctgtccccactgtcccacgCTGCCCTGAGCCTCCTGTCAGGGGGATGCTGAGGCTCAGCTCTGCCGGCACCGGGCACGGAGGGAGCGGTCCCGGTGTTCCCGGTTCTGCCAGGACAGCAGTCCCGGTGTTTCCCGGTTCTGCCAGGAAAGCAGTCCCGGTATTTCCTGGTTCTGCCAGGAAAGCAGTCCCGGTGTTTCCCGGTTCTGCCAGGACAGCAGTCCCGGTGTTTCCCGGTTCTGCCAGGAAAGCAGTCCCGGTGTTTCCCGGCATTACAAGGACAGCAGTCCCGGTGTTTCCCGGCATTACCAGGACAGCAGTCCCGGTGTCCCCCGGCTGTGCCCCTCTCCGGAGCGGGTGCAGGACCCGGCTCCTCCCCAAAAGCAGAGGTTTCCCGGCCACCTGCGGGCCACTGCCCGCCCTGGCCGGCGCGGGGAGCTCCGGGCGCTCTCACGCATCTCCTTTAAAGGGCTTCTCTCCGGGGCCGGCCCCGGGCGCTCCGAGCGCCGCAGATGCGGCCGCTGTGCCCGCGGGAGGCAGCGGGGCCGCCCCGagccccgagcccggccgggCTGATGGGGGCCCGGCAGAGCTGAGAGCCGGCTCCGAGCTGGGGGCCCGGACCTGCCTTCGGCTGCTCGGGAGGAGCTCAGGCAGGTAAAGATGTCCCGGGAGCGTTTGGTGGTCGCTGAGTTGAGGGAAAGGCCGCTCTGGCATCTCAGGGGGTTCATTGTGCTAAACCAGCTGCGGGTTTGGGATATTTTCCACCCGTGGCACGAAGATAAGGAGAGAGTGGCCGcgaggctgtgggagcagcagccggcagggctgtggtggatTGAGcgccctgcagcagggaccagCCCTCCCCAgcgctctgctgctgctgctgctgctgctgctgggatgagTTTGGCTGATCCCGCCTGGCTGGGGGCCCTGAGCCCCTGGGGGGAGGTTCCAGCGATAATTCCCGCTGTATAGGTGTGAAAAGGGCTGGCTTTGACAGGTGCCAAGTGCTGCTTTTTACACCTCCATCAGAGCTgagaggtgggagctgggcgATGCTGAGCTTGGCCAAGGCTTTGCACAGGCACGTGGGATTCAGGCACTCCCTGCCCCCTTGATCTCCCCTGCATTCCCTGTCCTGGACAAAAACTTCTCCTTCTGTCCTAAACCTGCGTGTCCATGAGCACCGGGACAGCCCCTTGTGCACAGCGACTtcaccctgggctgggagagggactTTGTGGGCTTCCTGCATCCTTCTCTGGTCCTCCAAACACTGTGAAACAGCTTAAATGGCTTCTCCAAGCCCCCTTATATCTGGAAATCTTTATTATCTGTCTCTCTGGGAGCTCAGGGACTGTCGTGtctgcagcctggggagcaggggctgctgcaaaTCCACCTCCCCCCAAGAAGCTGCCCCGCACCACGAACCCAAAATGAGGATTGCCCCGGGGGAGGAAACGGGGGCTGCAAGCAGGAAAGTCCACCCTCTAAAATTTACCATTTGCCTCACTCCATGCCCGCCCAGgtccctccagctcctcccgAACCCCAGCGGGCcaccctgcaccacaacaccTCCCCACCTCCTTTTCCCGCAGATTCCTCCACGCTAAGCAGAGGAGCTCGAAGCTCCCGCTGGGTGAGAAAACCCTTTAAAAATACAACATTTCGAGGCGTTCTCCATCTCCGCGCCGCTAACGTGGGTCTCTCGCCATAGgtgagctgctcctggagcccctgcgcTGCCCAGATGAAGGCGCTGGAAGGGAACCCCCCCGGCCCGGGCGAGGAGggggcgcagggagcggccccggggcgccggcggcggcagcggcagcgggcgagCTGCCCAGCCAGCCCCTCACCCCGCAGGTGTGTGCCCTAAAAGCTGCCCCCAGAGGCTCTTGGGGTGCCGGCAAGGATGGGGCAGCGGTGGCAGAGCCAGGCAAGGGGCGCTGAGCATCGTGCTGCCGTGGTGACaaaatcctcctgcagccactgctctgaggctgggcaggaggagagggagaagctctgctgcagcttttcccCAAAGTTTGGGGGTTCAacccctctcccagctgggtgctgggctctttgcacagcagcccctgtgtCTCCAGGCGCTGGTGGCCTGTTATCagcagcagtgagcagggatgctgcagagctgccagaccccagggctgggctttgggGTGATAAACCTGCCCCGCTGCACTTTTAGGGTGGCCTGCCACCCCCGTGGGGTGCTGTGCTGTGAGATGGTGCCTGCCTGGGCTCGGGGTGTGATGtggtgctgggagaggctggcTCGCAGTGAGGTCCGCTTGGCAgccagagcaaaaaaaaaaggaaaaaaaaaaaaaagaagacactGCTGAGGCTGGTGACTCATTGTGGCTGGAAGCGGCTCCGGCAGGTCCTCCGTGGGGCTCTGCGGCGGCAGCAGCGGGACGGGCACGGAGCGGGACGGGCACGGAGTGGAGGATGCTCGGGAAGCACCCAGGTCCGGAGCAGCCCCGTGGAGGGAGCCGGGGCAGCGTGGGGAGTGGGATGCTGCCGGTGCCTCCCGAGGTTCTGTAGGGTTTACCCGGGATTCCctccacagggagcagcaggcagagctggccgGGCTCCCCCCAGCTCCGGATGAAGGTAAGGGCAGCCCAGGCGGGGATGGGGTCACAAGGGTCGGGTTTCCACCCTCCCTCCCGCCCCGAGCAGCAGGAGGGTGTcccctggcctggcagcacctgCCTGCaaccccttccagccccaggaCCCCAGCCCCACCCCCTGGATTTGCCTCACGGGCTGCAGCCCACCCTGTGCACCCACTGCCCTCCTCCCCCTGACCTGCCCAGCtgagctccagctccctcaATCCCAccgggatttttggggggtacCTGCCAGCTGACGTCCCCTGGGAGCCCGCAGGGGTGCCAGTGGCAGTTTTGGGGGTCTCTCTGAAGCGGTgtcaggctggggaggggtccctgctgtcccagcagcctttctgtccccaggcaggatgagcagtgcccagggacacccggctgGGGCTttggccagcagccagcagagcgAGGCGCAAGTCAGCGAGGTGAGAGGGAGGTGACAGTGGGGGACAAACCCTGCCTGGTTCCTTGGGCTCAGGCAGgccccagcccctctgtgctgctcttctgGGGGTGCTGTGCAGCACCAGGGGCAGGTTTGCCCCAACAGAGCCTTTGTTCCCttcaggagccaggcagggccgtgcaggagcagcctgtgcaccctggggacagtgacacgacTGGAGGAGGTGGGTGAGTCCCCATCCCACATCCCAGCTGGGGTTTGAAGTAGCTGGGGGTGAGCATGGGAACGTGTTCTGGTGAGGGTCACCTGCCCTGGTGGGGACTTGGGAAGGGGACACTGGCCTGGGAGGGGATGAAGCCCCCCTGATGCTGGGGAAGGACTGGGATGGCTCCAAAACATGGGCAGCACCTCCTGCTAGGACAGGAGGGCAGATGGAGGAGGGAAGGCCCAGGGAAAGCCCTCATGTGGGTCTCTCGTGGCCCCACTGCCTTCCTGCAGGTGCAGAAACCCTGGAGGAGCCGCTgctgagtgtccccagtgagCTCTCAGTGCTGGACAGGCTTGGCTTGCACAGGTAAGACCAGTGAGCACCTGCAGGCCAGGGGGgtcccagggcacagcagggcccagggaTTGgactttcctccttttccattGCACAAGAGCTGCTGCCCACACGATGGGCACTTGGCTTCCCACCTCTCGTGGTGGCTGGcacccctgggagcagagcaggggcatCTGCAGCATGCAGCCCCCATGGTGCCCCCACCCCTGACAGCACTTCTCTTTCTGCAGGGCGGCTTTGGCCGAGCAGGATCTGGAGGTGAGGGCTGCTGGGGGCCGTGGGTGGGCTGGGCAAGGGGACACAAGGACAGGCACCGTGCTGGCTCAccgtgctggctgtgccctgctccttcAGCAGCACAAGCCCCTGGCAGCCACCCCAACCCTTTCCCAGAGATGCTTTTGGCATTTGGAGGCAGCTGCATTTCCATGAGCCTGTCCTCTGCGTGCCCACAaagtgctctgcagctgctgaggagcgCCCTTAGccggggaggcggcgggagccTCGCTAATAAAAACAATTTCCCTGCGAGTGCCAGggctgagtcaggctcagccaCCAGCCAGGAGCCgcagccagggctggcctctgctcctgccaggagggatCAAGATTTCCGTGCCTTATCAGCTGCCTGGGGGACGCTATCAGCTGCCTGGGGACCCCCGGGCTGGCATCTCAGGGACTgtccccagcaggcagcagcctaAGGGTGCTGGGGCAAGGCAAGTGCTAATCATCttcagcactgccctggctggtGGCACGCTGGGagggctgtctgtgccttggggacagcagcacacgGCCCTGGTGGCTTTTCTTCTGCCCTCACCCcacaggcagcctttgcccacctcGCCCTGGCTTTTCGCTGCGACGTGTTCACCCTGCAGCAGCGGGTGCAGGTGGAGAAACGGGCACGGGATGCAGCAGAGGAAAGcatccaggaggagctggggcagtgccGGGCTGCCCTGGAGGTAGGTGGGCAccgggcagggggctggcacGTGCTGGCATCACCCACCCCAGAGGGGTTTGGAGAACTCAaagtgccagctccagcagctgcagcagctccttcctttCCCCCCACAGAGGCTGGGccagtgctgtgccagtgcaggcTGCAAGGAGacgctgcagcagctgcagcacaacctGGCCGTGCTGTCAGCGGCTGTTGAGCGGGCAACCAGTGCTGCAGAGAAACTGGGGGCTGTGCACCAGGTGAGtgctcagcccagggctgggagtgaTGGAGGGGCTGCACACGGGCTTGGGGACTCATCCCTGAGCTTGCTGGGGTTTGTCCCTCCTCCCTGACCTCGTGTTTGTGCTCTCCAGGGTGTGAGGGGTCCATCCACCTGCCCCGGGAGCACGCAGGGGATGcacctgcactgctgggggGAGGCACAGGGAGGGACTGGCAGAGAGCTGCTCCTTAGGAGATTTAGGGGCTCTGATCCCCGTCCCCACGTGGCTGCAGGAGGCCCGGATGAGCCGAGCAGCAGAGGTGATGGTGCAGCACGTGGAGAACCTGAAGCGGCACCACCAGCGGGAGCACGCGGAGCTGGAGGAGATGAAGCGCCTGATCCAGCAGAACTCCCGCAACCGGCAGCTGGCAGAGACCCAGGGTGAGGTGGGCTCTGCCTCGgggcctgggcagggctggcaccctgcAGGGCTCGGTCCCGAGCCCCTCGGGGGTCAGTGTGACCTGCACCACACAGCCAGTGTGGGTTGAGGGCTGCTGGTGGCGTGGTGAAGGGAACAGCTGGTGGCACTTGTGAGGGGACAGCGGAACAGCACATCAGTGTGGGAGCAGGTGCTGGTGGCCAGAGAGCCATAGCccagctgggaatgcagggcaggggggcCCCTGCACAGAAAGGGCTCTGTTCCTGAGCACCAAACCCCACAGGTGCCACTGTGGGCACGGCACCATGTCCCCCTGCCTGGGGCACCACCTGTGCCAAGCACAGGGCACATGGCCAGGACAGCTTTCAGGAGCTTTGTGACCTTCTGTCACATCTGAGTGATGGGGATGACGTAAGGCAGCTTCTCTTTGCTCTCAGATGATGTGGAGCCACGGCTGAGACCTCACCCCCTGAAGAGAACCTTCCAGCAGGTAACTGGTCCCAGTTCAGGAGTCTTGGAGCCACtgccccccctgccctgctgccctccctcacctggctgtccccacacTCCCCCTTGTCCCAAACAATGTCACTGCAgccagctgcttgctgcagGGAAGATCTGCTGGGCTGCAACAACGCAGGGGCAGCCTCGCAGGGCTGTTGACAGACAGACAGGATGCCCAGCAAGCTGAGGGCTGTCTGTGCAAGAGATCTCAGGCAGATCCTTCTGTTGAGGGTCACAGTGCAAGACCCACAGCCTTGGCTGCTTTTTAGCACCAGCTTGAATCCGACACTGATCCCCCTGTAgctccagggcaggggagggggtCACCAGCCCCACCAGCACAGCTTGCAGCAGTAGTGACAGGCACAAACCCCTTGGCTTTGACCTTCCCTGGCTCTCCAGCTTCCCCTCTTAGCCCCAGTGGGAGCTGGCAGTGTCCCACGGTGTCCCTTGGCCGTGCTGGGGAGGTGatggggaaggaggaggtgaCAAGCAGCCACACAGGgctcacccccagcccctctgttGCAGGGCTCTGCCCGCCGCAGGGTCAGCATCGCCGTCATCCCCAAGCAGCTCCTGGTAAGGCCGTGCTCGGTGGGGACAGCcagcagctgtgtccccagcctcgctggcactgccactgcgTGTCCCCACTGATGCTCCCCCCTTGGGTGCCCAGCCAGGTGCCAGCCCTGagagcccagcagccccagaagGTGACCTGGAGCCCGAGGGGGCCCAGCGCTGGCCCAGCACCCACAGGTAACCGTGCTGGGTGGCCGTGGCCCTGCTGCCATGGCCCGTGTGGCACCTGCTGCCATGGCCCGTGTGGCACCTGCTGCCATGGCCTGTGTGGCACAGCACTGAGCCCGtcctctccctccccaggagagagctggagccccagggccaggacAGTGCCGTGGCAGGGAAGCTGGTGGCAGAGGCAGATGGCAGAGGCTCGAGCACAGGGAACGAGGAGCCGGAGCAGCTCGGGCTGACGTGAGCAGCACCCTGCGTGTGCCCAGCATCCCCCCACGGCTGCTGGCCTCTCTGTGGTCCCCAGCActtgggcaggggctgggggatttAGTGGTGGAAGGTTGGGATGTTGCTCATGCCCTCCTCAGGCTTGTTCACTTGGGTTTGTAACAGGGCAGTGAGGTTTGGGGCTGTTAAACGTCCTCCTCGTCCCTAGGTGGGGTGGAGGTGGGCTTTGCTCTCCCCCACGGATGACAAGGGTCCCTGGTCACTTTCTCCCCAGGTCCAAGGGGTCTGCAGCGGAGCTCTGGCGTCCATGGCTCTCCTTCCCACAGCACTACTGGGTTTTCTTCTGGCTGCTTCTCCTGAGCATcgccttcctcctcctcgtccgtgccctggagctgcagcggGTGCAGCCTGCAGCATCATCCAAGGCctagctgggccagggaggggcAGCTCAGAGGCacctctgctccttccccacaTCCCAAAACACCAAACCCCTAGAATAATaaaatgggaggaaaaatgggggaatttTAATGACGGAGCAGGGGGTAGGATCTAAGGTAGGACCGGTGGCACCTCCATGTAACCATGAAGAgttcagggagctgcagcagctcccactgatGCTGTGAGCTGCCTGTTCCCAGCACATCGAGGGGTGCAGATGTGCTCCCACACATCCCCTGcgctggggacagcccgggcTCTAAAGCCACATCCCTCATGCCCTCAGTCCCGGCTGCAATTCACACCTAACGCCCCTTTGCTGCTGCCCGGGGGACAGCGCTGGGCTGGAAGGCGCAGATCAGCCTTTCCCACGGCACCACGAAGGGCTCACAAACAGAGGGAGCTCTTTCCGACCGCTCGGTGTGACACACACTCCCCGCTTCCGTGTCCGCCCCAGCTCCCGTGAAACACGGGTGGGCTCCACTGCACCCGGAGCTGGGGGCTTGGCAGGGACCAGCACGGCCCGGCCGAGCTGTCCTTCTGGGGGTTCAGCACCGGGATCCCCGGGAAGGCTCGGGGGGGCTGCAGATGGGGGTGCCGGGCTGCTCGCCCTGCTGGCCACCGCCGCCGGCAGCGCCACGGGTGACTCAGGGTGACGGACGTGACAACGCCCGCTCGCCAGCTCGCCCCGTGTCCCTGAGTCACCGGCCACAGCCTCCGACAAGCTGTCCCCGTGCGTCACGGCCCCCTGGCCGTGTCACCCCACACCGCAAATGTCCGGCAGCACCCCGAGCACGCTGCCACCAGGAACCCCAAAAGCGCCCGGCCAGCGGCGATCCTCGGGGACCCCGGGGGCTCCCCCGCCCGCCCCAAGGTACCCTCACCCCTCCGGGACCGTCCCCACATGGGAGAAATGGAAACAATCCCCGAAGTTTCCACGCGAGCTGCGGTGGCCGGGGTCCGgagctggcactgggtgggacCCCCGGTTCCTgcggtgtccccagcaccctcctgtGTCCCCGGACCCTccggtgtccccagcaccctcctgtGTCCCCGGACCCTCCGGTGTCCCCAGCGCCCTCCTGGCCGGTTTCGGCGCAGTGCGAAGGGGGTGAAGCGGCTTGGCTTCATCACCCAAATCTTTTTGTTTGCTCGGCGAAAAGTCCGGTTTCTCAcgcaaaaatacagaaagcccAGGCGGGGCTGCGCTGTGCCGCTCGTCCCGCTGCTCCTCCGGCGCGACATCCGCAGCGGCACAAAGAGGGGTGGCCCGGGGGCCCCCCTGTCCCGGCACCGCCCGGCCCGGGTCCCCCCGGCCGCGGGGGAGGGTCGGGCGGGCGAGGGGAGGGGAAGGCGAGGAGGGGAGGGCAAAGGAGAGGagggccgggccggcggccgCTGCTCGCCGAGCCGGAGCTCGTTTCCTGCTCGCTATCGCCCGGCAGCGCCCAGCTCCGGTCCCTCCCCGCGCCCTGgtccgtgcctcagtttccccttcCGAGGGGCTGTGGAGGTGAGTGGAGGGTGAGGACGGGCAGAGCATCCTGGGCGTGGGGAGgtcagggctctgctgtccccgtgtcccatcCCGAGTCCGGTCCCCTCCGCCCGCCGCGCTGCGAGCATCGCTGCGCaaggcgggcacggggctgcaaAACCGAGCGGTAATTCTGCGGTGCTGGCGAGGGCTCAGCTCCCCAAAACCGTGTCCCGCTTGTCCCTGGGACGCTCCGTGGCAGGGTAGCGCTTTTTCTCCGGCTGACCCCTCCCCGCAGCTGCTCCCGGGGGCAGCGGCGTCCCCCCCGCTCCATCCTCGCTGCTtttcccctgcagcctctgagctctgctgccctcGGGACAAA from Passer domesticus isolate bPasDom1 chromosome 25, bPasDom1.hap1, whole genome shotgun sequence includes the following:
- the FANCE gene encoding Fanconi anemia group E protein isoform X2, which translates into the protein MKALEGNPPGPGEEGAQGAAPGRRRRQRQRASCPASPSPRREQQAELAGLPPAPDEGRMSSAQGHPAGALASSQQSEAQVSEEPGRAVQEQPVHPGDSDTTGGGAETLEEPLLSVPSELSVLDRLGLHRAALAEQDLEAAFAHLALAFRCDVFTLQQRVQVEKRARDAAEESIQEELGQCRAALERLGQCCASAGCKETLQQLQHNLAVLSAAVERATSAAEKLGAVHQEARMSRAAEVMVQHVENLKRHHQREHAELEEMKRLIQQNSRNRQLAETQDDVEPRLRPHPLKRTFQQGSARRRVSIAVIPKQLLPGASPESPAAPEGDLEPEGAQRWPSTHRRELEPQGQDSAVAGKLVAEADGRGSSTGNEEPEQLGLTSKGSAAELWRPWLSFPQHYWVFFWLLLLSIAFLLLVRALELQRVQPAASSKA